In a genomic window of Glycine max cultivar Williams 82 chromosome 13, Glycine_max_v4.0, whole genome shotgun sequence:
- the LOC100782832 gene encoding probable receptor-like serine/threonine-protein kinase At5g57670 isoform X2, with product MVLPCPAQILVGLSLDPDDSKELLSWAIRVLANPNDTIVAVHVLVAADKKKRVSVRRRQSQLRQAKAYVISVLGEFAQSSWSKQVNLEARVALNSTVGEGLVEEVKSINADYLLIRGSRNRTNKIGTSKGITKYCFEHAHDGCTMVSVGRRTKADQNANSNSTRFQDKKQPSSRWFKKNNQYGKGASPILEDYISGTKAQNRSPRTVLDGLEGQSNSTEDDTFSTRVSSTTNTPSSDSKRRSKIRKPQFPFRFIVSFLASPFRSKNFSISKNEKRQPLLKCFSYEQISNATKDFHQDNLVGRGGYSEVYKGDLSDGRTIAVKRLAKDNKDPNKEKEFLMELGVIGHVCHPNTATLVGCCIENGLYLIFNYSQNGNLATALHGKAGDPLDWPIRYKIAIGVARGLHYLHKCCKHRIIHRDIKASNVLLGPDYEPQITDFGLAKWLPNKWTHHAVIPVEGTFGYLAPEYFMHGIVDEKTDVFAFGILLLEIVTGRRPVDSSKQNLLLWAKPLMESGNIAELADPRLEGKYDGEQLYRVVLTASYCVRQTATWRPPMSEVLELLTSGQESEVGKSWRIPKFTSDELDDYSMVFGYDVPSDVSLEDYL from the exons ATGGTACTTCCCTGCCCTGCCCAAATACTAGTTGGCCTCTCCTTAGACCCAGATGACAGCAAGGAGCTTCTGTCATGGGCAATAAGAGTTCTAGCCAATCCAAATGACACCATTGTGGCTGTGCATGTTCTTG TTGCTGCGGATAAGAAGAAGCGTGTCTCAGTCAGAAGAAGGCAATCACAACTTAGGCAGGCAAAAGCATATGTTATATCTGTGCTTGGAGAATTTGCACAGTCCAGTTGGTCTAAGCAG GTTAATTTGGAGGCCAGGGTGGCACTCAATTCCACAGTTGGTGAAGGTTTAGTGGAGGAAGTCAAGTCCATCAATGCTGACTATCTTCTTATCCGTGGCTCAAGAAACCGAACAAATAA aattGGAACTTCTAAAGGAATCACCAAGTATTGCTTTGAGCATGCACATGATGGGTGTACAATGGTCTCAGTTGGGAGACGTACAAAGGCAGATCAAAATGCCAATTCAAACTCAACACGTTTTCAAG ATAAAAAACAACCAAGTTCAAGATGGTTTAAGAAGAATAACCAATATGGCAAGGGTGCCTCCCCTATTCTGGAGGATTATATATCAGGAACCAAGGCTCAGAACCGTTCACCAAGAACAGTACTAGATGGTCTAGAGGGACAATCGAACAGCACTGAAGATGATACCTTTAGCACTAGGGTCTCAAGCACCACAAATACCCCATCATCGGATTCTAAGAGGCGATCCAAGATAAGAAAACCACAGTTCCCATTCAGGTTCATAGTCTCATTCCTTGCTTCACCATTTAGAAGCAAAAACTTTAGCATATCCAAAAATGAAAAGCGTCAGCCTTTGTTGAAGTGCTTCAGCTATGAACAGATTTCCAATGCTACCAAAGACTTCCACCAAG ATAATTTGGTTGGACGAGGTGGGTACTCGGAAGTATACAAAGGTGATCTTTCAGATGGACGAACCATTGCTGTGAAGAGGTTGGCCAAGGACAACAAGGATCCTAACAAGGAAAAAGAGTTCCTTATGGAATTGGGTGTTATTGGACACGTCTGCCATCCTAATACTGCAACTTTAGTGGGCTGCTGCATTGAAAATGGGCTTTATCTGATTTTCAATTACTCTCAAAATGGAAATTTGGCAACTGCACTGCATG GTAAAGCTGGAGATCCACTAGACTGGCCAATCAGATACAAAATTGCCATTGGTGTTGCAAGGGGCCTTCATTATCTTCATAAATGTTGCAAACACCGAATAATTCACCGTGACATCAAAGCTTCTAATGTTCTTCTGGGTCCTGATTATGAACCACAG ATTACCGATTTTGGGCTTGCAAAGTGGCTTCCTAACAAGTGGACTCACCATGCTGTGATCCCCGTGGAGGGCACATTTGGATACTTAGCACCAGAGTACTTTATGCATGGAATCGTGGATGAGAAAACAGATGTTTTTGCATTTGGAATTCTACTTTTGGAGATTGTAACTGGACGGAGACCTGTTGATTCTTCAAAGCAAAACCTTCTCCTATGG GCAAAGCCTCTGATGGAATCAGGGAATATTGCTGAGCTAGCTGATCCAAGATTGGAAGGCAAGTATGATGGAGAGCAACTCTATAGGGTAGTGCTAACGGCTTCATACTGTGTGAGACAAACTGCCACGTGGCGTCCCCCAATGAGTGAG GTATTAGAGCTGCTAACTAGTGGCCAAGAGAGTGAGGTTGGAAAGAGCTGGAGGATCCCAAAGTTCACTTCTGATGAATTGGATGATTACTCCATGGTTTTCGGATATGATGTACCCTCAGACGTATCTTTGGAGGATTATCTGTGA
- the LOC100782832 gene encoding probable receptor-like serine/threonine-protein kinase At5g57670 isoform X1: MVLPCPAQILVGLSLDPDDSKELLSWAIRVLANPNDTIVAVHVLVAADKKKRVSVRRRQSQLRQAKAYVISVLGEFAQSSWSKQVNLEARVALNSTVGEGLVEEVKSINADYLLIRGSRNRTNKIGTSKGITKYCFEHAHDGCTMVSVGRRTKADQNANSNSTRFQADKKQPSSRWFKKNNQYGKGASPILEDYISGTKAQNRSPRTVLDGLEGQSNSTEDDTFSTRVSSTTNTPSSDSKRRSKIRKPQFPFRFIVSFLASPFRSKNFSISKNEKRQPLLKCFSYEQISNATKDFHQDNLVGRGGYSEVYKGDLSDGRTIAVKRLAKDNKDPNKEKEFLMELGVIGHVCHPNTATLVGCCIENGLYLIFNYSQNGNLATALHGKAGDPLDWPIRYKIAIGVARGLHYLHKCCKHRIIHRDIKASNVLLGPDYEPQITDFGLAKWLPNKWTHHAVIPVEGTFGYLAPEYFMHGIVDEKTDVFAFGILLLEIVTGRRPVDSSKQNLLLWAKPLMESGNIAELADPRLEGKYDGEQLYRVVLTASYCVRQTATWRPPMSEVLELLTSGQESEVGKSWRIPKFTSDELDDYSMVFGYDVPSDVSLEDYL; the protein is encoded by the exons ATGGTACTTCCCTGCCCTGCCCAAATACTAGTTGGCCTCTCCTTAGACCCAGATGACAGCAAGGAGCTTCTGTCATGGGCAATAAGAGTTCTAGCCAATCCAAATGACACCATTGTGGCTGTGCATGTTCTTG TTGCTGCGGATAAGAAGAAGCGTGTCTCAGTCAGAAGAAGGCAATCACAACTTAGGCAGGCAAAAGCATATGTTATATCTGTGCTTGGAGAATTTGCACAGTCCAGTTGGTCTAAGCAG GTTAATTTGGAGGCCAGGGTGGCACTCAATTCCACAGTTGGTGAAGGTTTAGTGGAGGAAGTCAAGTCCATCAATGCTGACTATCTTCTTATCCGTGGCTCAAGAAACCGAACAAATAA aattGGAACTTCTAAAGGAATCACCAAGTATTGCTTTGAGCATGCACATGATGGGTGTACAATGGTCTCAGTTGGGAGACGTACAAAGGCAGATCAAAATGCCAATTCAAACTCAACACGTTTTCAAG CAGATAAAAAACAACCAAGTTCAAGATGGTTTAAGAAGAATAACCAATATGGCAAGGGTGCCTCCCCTATTCTGGAGGATTATATATCAGGAACCAAGGCTCAGAACCGTTCACCAAGAACAGTACTAGATGGTCTAGAGGGACAATCGAACAGCACTGAAGATGATACCTTTAGCACTAGGGTCTCAAGCACCACAAATACCCCATCATCGGATTCTAAGAGGCGATCCAAGATAAGAAAACCACAGTTCCCATTCAGGTTCATAGTCTCATTCCTTGCTTCACCATTTAGAAGCAAAAACTTTAGCATATCCAAAAATGAAAAGCGTCAGCCTTTGTTGAAGTGCTTCAGCTATGAACAGATTTCCAATGCTACCAAAGACTTCCACCAAG ATAATTTGGTTGGACGAGGTGGGTACTCGGAAGTATACAAAGGTGATCTTTCAGATGGACGAACCATTGCTGTGAAGAGGTTGGCCAAGGACAACAAGGATCCTAACAAGGAAAAAGAGTTCCTTATGGAATTGGGTGTTATTGGACACGTCTGCCATCCTAATACTGCAACTTTAGTGGGCTGCTGCATTGAAAATGGGCTTTATCTGATTTTCAATTACTCTCAAAATGGAAATTTGGCAACTGCACTGCATG GTAAAGCTGGAGATCCACTAGACTGGCCAATCAGATACAAAATTGCCATTGGTGTTGCAAGGGGCCTTCATTATCTTCATAAATGTTGCAAACACCGAATAATTCACCGTGACATCAAAGCTTCTAATGTTCTTCTGGGTCCTGATTATGAACCACAG ATTACCGATTTTGGGCTTGCAAAGTGGCTTCCTAACAAGTGGACTCACCATGCTGTGATCCCCGTGGAGGGCACATTTGGATACTTAGCACCAGAGTACTTTATGCATGGAATCGTGGATGAGAAAACAGATGTTTTTGCATTTGGAATTCTACTTTTGGAGATTGTAACTGGACGGAGACCTGTTGATTCTTCAAAGCAAAACCTTCTCCTATGG GCAAAGCCTCTGATGGAATCAGGGAATATTGCTGAGCTAGCTGATCCAAGATTGGAAGGCAAGTATGATGGAGAGCAACTCTATAGGGTAGTGCTAACGGCTTCATACTGTGTGAGACAAACTGCCACGTGGCGTCCCCCAATGAGTGAG GTATTAGAGCTGCTAACTAGTGGCCAAGAGAGTGAGGTTGGAAAGAGCTGGAGGATCCCAAAGTTCACTTCTGATGAATTGGATGATTACTCCATGGTTTTCGGATATGATGTACCCTCAGACGTATCTTTGGAGGATTATCTGTGA